The DNA region AACTCCCGGTATTCAGGCTCGTACTGACGAACAGAATTAGCAGCCTGAATTAAGTAATAACGCAAATAAGCGTTACCGGTTTTAGTAAGTGGCGTAGTATCAGCTTCAAATTCACCTGACTGATGCTCACGCCAAGTTAAGCCGGAAAATTTAGCTAAAGCTGAATCATTAGGGAAACGGTGGATATCACCAATTTCAGCAATAATACCGGCGCAGATAACTGGACCAAGGCCAGGTA from Carboxydothermus pertinax includes:
- a CDS encoding transposase → PGLGPVICAGIIAEIGDIHRFPNDSALAKFSGLTWREHQSGEFEADTTPLTKTGNAYLRYYLIQAANSVRQYEPEYREFYSRKFRESKTHYHRRALVLTARKLVRMVDALLRSNQLYLPKGQRRNLA